The following nucleotide sequence is from Vitis vinifera cultivar Pinot Noir 40024 chromosome 14, ASM3070453v1.
TATGGCCATTTGCATTTTATGAAATCAAGGAGGTAAAGAGTGAATACTTGTCCCTAGTTTCCTGTTGTGCAACTTTTCTTGGAAAATGTGAAAATGGACTTGCGAATAACAGGTGTATGGTGTACCTGGAGTTGCTCCTTTTCTTAGCATTTGGTGTGCCTGAGTGATTGTATAGTGATAGACTCAACAGGTTCCAGTGtatgtgtttgttttatttaGTGTTGTTCCATTCTTTATTTTCATGCTTCATGATAGAATTTGCTAATGTAAGAATTATACAGCTCTTTGGAAGTTGAATGTTTTGcttcttatattttttactcTTTGCTGGTTGAAGTTTGCAAGATTACATTGCATGTCTTGAATCTAAGGTCCATAGTGCTGCTCTGAACATTATTGCTAAAATAGGAGTTTACATTGATTGCATCACTTTATTAAACTTGGAAATCTTATGTCCAAGGTTCCCAAACACATtatacactttattttcaataagatcAATGTACAATAAGGTGTTCATTCATGGATAACATGGTAATTCCTGACATTGTAGATGCATGGTTTCATTAGACACAGAAGGCAAAAAGTGAGGTTCCATTGGTAAAGGATGCAGTAAAGGATCCAAGATTGACCTTATATCCATTCCCGAGATAGATGCATCCATTACTCACTGAGATGCCCCCATACACAGTGGCTCCAGTGTTGTGTGACCATAGGATTTTCCCAGACCTGGCATCCATGGCATATATTGGTCCTGTTGGATGTGTTGATCCACCAAAGAGGACACCATTAGCAATGGTCACAGGACCATTGGAGGTGGCATTGCTAGGATCAGCTGTGGACCATAGTATTTTGCCAGTGCTGGCATCCATTGCCACCCATCCACCGGCAGTTGTGTTTTTCTCAGATGGTTTGAGAGTGAAGTTCTTACTGTCACTATTGGCAATGTTGGTGTAGACTCTTTTGTTGTCAGTAGCTGCTCCCCATGTGCCTCCTCCAGTAAGGCCTCCAGGTCCTGCCTCCTGCATCAAATCCTTTTAGTTAGCCAAGCCTCCAGACTTCTATGGAACATTTATTAGGAAATTGTGAAGGCATTTTTCTATGGTGACATCTACTCACAGTGGACCAGACAAGGCTACCATTATAACGGTCTAGAGCCCATGCAAACCCACTTTTCTGAACCGCAGAAACAACATCCCACATGGTTCCATTTAGATTTATGCTCAGCATAATTGGTGCCTCCCCGAAATCAGCATCTGGGCTAGGGCCAGGTGGGCAATTAGGGGTCGAAAGATTGTTACATGCAAAGAACCACAAATCATAGCCTCCTAGTTGCCTGTACCACTTGATCTTGCCAGAGTCTAACTCAAATGCTAAGATTGAATTGGAGTGGTTATCGGGCTCAATGCATTGGTCAGTTTGAGTGGGGGCAGTTTGATTATTCTGCTGTTCCTGGCATTCTCGAATGTTCAAAGGAGCTGAATATAAGTTACCAGTGGCAACATATACAAGATTTCTCCGGACATCTATGGAAGGGCTACTTCCCCAGATAGCCGCTCCAGCATACTCTCCTCTCTTGCCATGATTATCTGGCAAAGTGAAGGTCTGCCACAGTATGACACCCGTTTTGATGTCTAATTTAGAGAGGCTACCACGGAAGACACAGCATTGCTCAATGCTGAGTTCTTCTTCTACTGAGGATGTTCCAACATAGAAAGCTCTGCATTTTGAAAAAGAGtatcattttatttcatattctgTGCTTCTTCATATAAGTTAGGTAAACAACGAACTAGTTCAAAAGTAATGGTCTGATAATCACACACCCaacttttttaaatatgaagTCAATGGCCACAAAGTAAACATAATAAATCTCTCTACTGTTTTAAAAGTatatgtattttctttaaatgTCTAGCCATTGACTTTAATATAATTAAGTTTGGGCTATACAATCTgattaattattaaatcaatGACCGGCCATATACAAAATATACATATTAAGCTATGTCTTCTTTATCATTACTTATGGACTTCTCAAGCTATTAAGAAAAAGTAAGTCTCTACTTCAGGTCATTGTCTGGTTGTTCTTTCTTTTCAGTAATTTCTAAGATGTGTTGAGAGTGGTAGAGTTGCTTACCCCTTGTGAAATGTTCCAGACATGGTAACAATACCTGTAGGATTGCTATCCAGCCTAGTAGACCATACAAGCCTTCCTGTTGCTTGCTCAACGGCAATGACAACAGCAGGACCATAGATTCCAACGATGAGCATGTCATCAGCCATTGTTGGAGTCGATCTTGACACTGTCCAGTTGACATTAACAATCAAACCGGTTCCATTAAGGCCAGTTAACATCTGTAGGTTCTGCTTCCATACAAGAGATCCATCTGTTGCTTTAACTGCATAGAGGTACCCATTCCAGCTTGGGAAATAAAGGGTACCGTTGAAGATTGCTGGTGTAGCAGTTATGTCTTGCCCTGCGTAGAATTCCCACTTCAAACTTAGCTTGGAAACAGTTTCTGGGCTGATCTTGGTCTCACTGCTGGCGTATCTTCTGTTGTACAAATCTCCTCCATGGTTTAGCCAATCTGCTGGCTCTTGGTGTGAATACTCATGACTTATACTATTCCACTGGAACCAAACACCGAAACTTAAGTTAGTGAATTGACATCAAAACAAAGGAGATACTGAGAAAGACACTTACACTTGAATCTGCCAGTAGAGAAAACATGCATAGGAAAAGCACAGAAGGATTGTTGTAGAATTCATGAGGTGCCATATATGGAAGTGGAAGTTTAGGTTCTTTCAACAAGATTTGAGGACCCTTAGACTCATTCATGTACCTTATATGGAGGAGCTGGGAGGCTTTTAACTTTCTTTATTCTAAGTTATTTCCTGGTCAATAATCAGTATTAATATCACATTATTCAGATCATTCAAGATTTGCTTATGTTTGCACATGTTACGGCAGTGAAAGGAAAAAGCATTCACGTTAGGAGCTATTAGTACTTATATTACATGCATGCGTGAAGGACTTTCATGAAGAGATGGAAATCAAATGGCCGATACTAGATTCTATAATAAGTAATCCTTGATATATGAAGAGACATGTTTTCTTCATTCATCAAGATTACATTGAAAATTAGCatgatttcttttctatttaatattttgagttCACTCTGGGAGGTTTCCTGATCATGATGGTTTATGCCCATTATAGATATTCCCCAGTTGCTTGTTCCTAAAGACCAATCCTTATTGCCTATTAATTCTATGAAGTTTAATGATTGACCGAGTTCTGATTCTGATATCGTCACATTATTCTAACAAATATTAGATTATTGTCTCATACCATGTTTTTATCTATGAcgtttatttttcctattagCCTAAATCATAGTTTGATCAAGCAACAGGAGCCTTCTCTCTTTATCTGCTTTCACATCTGATAAGAGGGTTTGGATCTCATGTCTATGGTCAGTATCTCTCTATTGGTGTATTACGTTTCTTCTTTGTACCATCTCTCAGATGCAGCCATTGATTCAGTTGTTAGTCTCTGTAAAGAAGGTGCTTAGTTTCAACCATATGAGAATTGAAATCAAAGATAGGATGAGGTGTTtactcatcaaaaaaaaaaaagataggatGAGGTGTTCATTCATGGATATTGCGGTAGTTTTTCAGCTGACTGCTGCCTGGTCTCATGTGAGACAGGAGACAAACGGTGAAGGGATTAAACTGTTGAAGATTAACTGGGTATCCACTTCTGACACATGCATCCATCACTCACAGAGGCACCTCCAAACACAGTCGCTCCTGTGTTGTATGACCATAGGATTTTCCCAGACAGCGTCCATTGCATATGTTCCTCGTCCATTTGTGGATCCAGCAAGGAGGATGCCATTCACTATGGATACTGGGCCAGAAGCGGTGGCAGCTGACCATAGGATTTGGTCTGTGCCAGCATACATTGCTACCCATCCACCATCACTTGTGATCTCATCTGATGGTTTGAATATGAAGTTCCTGCTATTGATATTGGCAATGTTGGTGTAGACCGTCTTTTTGTCTGTGGCTGCCCCCCAGATGCCCCCGGGTTAGGCCCCCAGGTCCGGCATCATGTATCAAAACCTCTTGGTTAGCCAAAGTCCCTACTAAGCTTCAGACATTCTGAAATTGACTCTGTTGAACTTTCCAAAATATTCTGAACCATGAATTTGATTTCCATATTAAGGTGTTTGTCTAAGGTCGCTCACCGTGGACTAGATAAAGTTGTCATCATTGCGATCTAAAGCCGATGCAAAACCCCTTTTCTGAACTGCGACAACAAGGTCTTGTGTTGTTTCCTCATTAGAACATGCAGCTGGCATCATTGGTGCCTCCCCAAAATCTGCCTCTGGGTTTAGGGTCAGTTGGGCGATTAGGAATGATTATTACATGCATAGAACCATACATTGTAGCCACCCAGTTGCCTTTACCACTTGATCTCACCCGAGTCTAAATCCAAGACCAAGATCAAGTTAGAATAGTTATCAGGCTCAATACTCTGGTCTGGTTGACTGGAGACGGTTTGGTTGTTCTGCTTTTCCTTGCATTCACGTACAGACAAGGGAGCTGAATATGTTGGGCATGTGGTagttctgataccatttgttgAAAAAATCACTAACACCAAGCATagtaagagaaaaaataaaataaagtagaGAAGACAAAATATTGACATGGTTCAGTATAATCACTTGGGGagatcaaatttattataaactttaaaaatatacattttaaacTTTCTTAATCTTTCTCTACCGAAAACCCAATACACCCATCGTAAACCGACTCTCAACAGAATATAGGTTACCAGTGGCAATGAACAAAAGGTTCCTTGCCACATCAATGGATGGGCTGCTTCCCCAGATAATAGCTCTGGCATATTCACCGGCCTCACCCTTATTGTCCGGCAACAAGGTCTGCCAAATGATGGCACCAGTTTTCTTATCTAACCTGGAGAGACTACCCTGGAAAATGCAGCATTTTTCAATGCTGAAGCCTTCCAGTGAAGATGTTCCAACATAGAACCTTTATACATAGAAAAAGGTCTTTCAATTAATGGCCAAACTCGTTGCAAAGCCATGATTCTTTCTTCATCAATGGCTGGTTTCAGGGATGACAAGAGAGCTTTAAGAGTTTGCTTACCCCTAAAGAAAAGTTCCAGACATGGTAACAAGGAGCAGCACTGCTATCCAGCCTAGTAGACTACACAAGCCGTCCTGTAGGTCCAGTGCAACAACAACAGCCAGACCATAGATTCCGACAATGAGCATGTCACTGGCTATTGTCGGAGTTGATTTTGACACTGTCAAGTTGACATTATTAATGAACCCAGTTGCATTAAGACCAGTTAACTCCTGTAGTTTCTGCTCCCATACAAGAGAACCATCCAACGCTCTCACCGCGTGGAGGTATTCATTCCAGCTAGGGAAGTAAAGGGTCCTATTGAAAATTGCTGGTGTAGCAGTTATGTCTTTCCCTGCACAGAATTTCCACTTCAAACATAGCTTGGAGACAGTTTCTGGGCTGATCTTGGTCTCACTGCTGGCATGTTTTCTGTTGTGCAAATCTCCTCCATGGTTTAACCAATTTGTTGATTCACAAGTCTACTGGAATAGACcaccaaaatcaattttgaagctAATGAACTGAGACGTAgataaaataatagatattaAAAGTGATCAATATATACTTGAATCTGAAGTAGCTATGATGGAAAGTAGAGAGGACAAGTTCAGacaaatcttttaaaaattattattttttgtttttaaacattGGGTTGTGTAAAGGTCGGCATGATTGAAAAAGGGCCATGGGCCATGGTGGTGAATTATAGTTTGGATTTTGACCTTAACAAATCCAAACTAAATTTACGAAAATTCATGATTCATTGACTCTTTTCCAGAAtcacttttgaaaatatatttatcagCAAATCCTTACCTAAACAATAAATTATACACTACCAAGGTTCTCATTTTCCTTGATTGTATATACATCCTCATTCAACACTTTATTTTTCCTGGAAACATACCATGTGAAGTGTTTGTTCATGGATATATGCTACGTAGATTCACCCCTGAAATGTGGCTGGGTTCATGACAGACAGAAGGCAAAGAGTGAAGTTCCACCTGTGAATGAAAAATGTGGTCCACTGTTGACATTGTATCCACTCCCAACATAGATGCATCCGTTACTCACCGAGGCGCCACCGAACACAGAGGCTCCAGTGTTGTGCGACCAAAGGATTCTTCCAGAGGCGGCTTCCATGGCGTACATTGGTCCTGTTGGATGTGTTGATCCAGCAAAGAGGACACCGTTAGCGATGGTCACTGGACCATTGGTGCTGGCATTGCTGGGATTGGCTGTGGACCATAGGGTTTTGCCAGTGTTAGCATCCATTGCCACCCATCCGCCGGCGTTGGTGATTGTGTTGGATGGTTTGAGAGTGAAGTTCTTGCCATCGCTGTTGAGAATGTTGGTGTAGACCCTCTTGCCGTCCGTGGCTGCCCCCCAGGTGCCTCCTCCAGTAACGCCACCAGGTCCGGCCTCCTGCATCGAAACCTTTTGGTTAGCCAAGATTCCACATAAGAAATTGGCACCCTTTAAACTTCAAAAACTACGAATTTTTTAGTAGACTCTAATACTATATTAAGCTATTAGGGGAATATATAGACTCACGGTGTACCAAACGAGGCTGCCATCATCGCGATCTAAAGCccatgcgaaaccacttttCTGAACCGCCACTACAATATCTGGCATGGTTCCATTGAGATATATGCTCAGCATCATTGGTGCCTCCCCAAAATCAGCATCTGGGTTGGGGCCAGGTGGGCAATTTGGGGTCGAAAGATTGTTACATGCCCTAAACCACAGGTCGTAGCCTCCTAGTTGCCTGTACCACTTGATCTTGCCGGAGTCTAAATCAAATGCTAAGATGGAATTGGAGTGGTTATCAGGCTCAATGCAAGGGTCAGGTTGAGTAGGGACAGTCTGATTGTTCTGCTGTTCCTGGCATTCACGAATATTTAAAGGAGCCGAATATAGGTTACCAGTGGCAATATATACAAAATTTCTCAGGACACCTATGGAAGGGCTGCTTCCCCAGATAGCCCCACCGGCATACTCTCCTTTCTCGCCATGATTATCCGGCAAAACGTAGGTCTGCCACAGTATGGTACCCGTTTTGATGTCTAATTTGGAGAGGCTACCCCGGAAAATGCAGCACTGCTTAATGCTAAGTTTTTCTTCGAATGATGATGTTCCAACATAGAAGCTcctttacatttaaaaatat
It contains:
- the LOC109123869 gene encoding uncharacterized protein LOC109123869, translating into MLIIGIYGPAVVIGVDRATGRLAWSTRLESNPAGAVTMSGTFHNGSFYVGTSSFEEKLSIKQCCIFRGSLSKLDIKTGTILWQTYVLPDNHGEKGEYAGGAIWGSSPSIGVLRNFVYIATGNLYSAPLNIRECQEQQNNQTVPTQPDPCIEPDNHSNSILAFDLDSGKIKWYRQLGGYDLWFRACNNLSTPNCPPGPNPDADFGEAPMMLSIYLNGTMPDIVVAVQKSGFAWALDRDDGSLVWYTEAGPGGVTGGGTWGAATDGKRVYTNILNSDGKNFTLKPSNTITNAGGWVAMDANTGKTLWSTANPSNASTNGPVTIANGVLFAGSTHPTGPMYAMEAASGRILWSHNTGASVFGGASVSNGCIYVGSGYNVNSGPHFSFTGGTSLFAFCLS
- the LOC104881693 gene encoding uncharacterized protein LOC104881693, with the translated sequence MYAGTDQILWSAATASGPVSIVNGILLAGSTNGRGTYAMDAVWENPMVIQHRSDCVWRCLYSSWNSISHEYSHQEPADWLNHGGDLYNRRYASSETKISPETVSKLSLKWEFYAGQDITATPAIFNGTLYFPSWNGYLYAVKATDGSLVWKQNLQMLTGLNGTGLIVNVNWTVSRSTPTMADDMLIVGIYGPAVVIAVEQATGRLVWSTRLDSNPTGIVTMSGTFHKGAFYVGTSSVEEELSIEQCCVFRGSLSKLDIKTGVILWQTFTLPDNHGKRGEYAGAAIWGSSPSIDVRRNLVYVATGNLYSAPLNIRECQEQQNNQTAPTQTDQCIEPDNHSNSILAFELDSGKIKWYRQLGGYDLWFFACNNLSTPNCPPGPSPDADFGEAPIMLSINLNGTMWDVVSAVQKSGFAWALDRYNGSLVWSTEAGPGGLTGGGTWGAATDNKRVYTNIANSDSKNFTLKPSEKNTTAGGWVAMDASTGKILWSTADPSNATSNGPVTIANGVLFGGSTHPTGPIYAMDARSGKILWSHNTGATVYGGISVSNGCIYLGNGYKVNLGSFTASFTNGTSLFAFCV